A stretch of Planctomicrobium piriforme DNA encodes these proteins:
- the murJ gene encoding murein biosynthesis integral membrane protein MurJ: MSSDAAQVTANRGISSYAVVFGGMLLQNLLLFALSIVLASLFGTSEEMDAFRTAFTPPLMLAAVFAGTGGPVLMTLLARRETSSAPGTATLILLLLTGVSLACAFLGFYDSELVMRGLHPWFDPKRQAESSVLFHILVWMLPLNTIIGLSQAVLNSSLNFVVPAISGVVGPIATLAAVWWLAPEWGIAGVAWATVWGAVASVVCQLPWLIRQLAWPAAGQLHHAWQQVGIAWPLLLGMGALKLDPLVDQFLGSSLEPGRISQLDYAGRILTPFLMLSSGTLSTVTFPRIARTAVAGGAPLRAEATLAFRTLMSLCVPAFVVLTTFAHPLVQDLLQRRNFTAADTLAVSQLVRVLSAMLLGAALSEVCSKMLYAFRDSLTPNLILTCCLLAGFGLKAVLVGPWGILGIAAVTSGVFVAVGSMQLWFAARRIGPMGTRNLVVHLLRCVIASAFAAAVGAALLQLPIPFPSVFGLTLGGILYFAVLVFSDSETRAFVKRLRGSRESRVESPEPE, from the coding sequence ATGAGCAGTGATGCCGCACAGGTGACCGCGAATCGGGGAATCAGCAGCTATGCCGTGGTGTTCGGCGGCATGCTGCTGCAGAACCTGTTGCTGTTCGCGCTCAGCATCGTGCTGGCGTCGTTGTTCGGCACGTCCGAGGAGATGGACGCCTTTCGCACGGCGTTCACGCCGCCGCTGATGCTGGCCGCCGTGTTTGCAGGCACCGGCGGGCCGGTGTTGATGACTCTACTCGCGCGGCGGGAAACGAGTTCAGCGCCAGGCACAGCCACGCTGATTTTACTGCTGCTGACCGGGGTCTCTCTCGCCTGTGCCTTCCTCGGTTTTTACGACAGCGAACTGGTAATGCGCGGTCTGCATCCCTGGTTTGATCCCAAACGGCAAGCGGAAAGTTCGGTGCTGTTTCACATCCTCGTCTGGATGCTGCCGCTCAATACCATCATCGGGCTGTCGCAGGCGGTCCTGAATTCATCTCTGAATTTTGTGGTCCCGGCAATTTCAGGAGTCGTCGGCCCGATCGCGACATTAGCGGCGGTGTGGTGGCTGGCGCCGGAGTGGGGGATCGCAGGCGTCGCGTGGGCAACGGTCTGGGGAGCGGTGGCCTCGGTCGTCTGTCAACTGCCGTGGCTGATTCGACAGCTCGCCTGGCCAGCGGCAGGCCAACTCCACCATGCGTGGCAACAGGTGGGGATTGCCTGGCCGCTGCTATTGGGGATGGGCGCCCTCAAGCTCGATCCGCTGGTCGATCAGTTTCTGGGATCGAGTCTCGAGCCTGGCCGCATCTCTCAGCTCGATTACGCCGGCCGGATTCTGACACCGTTTCTGATGCTTTCTTCCGGCACTCTTTCGACTGTGACGTTTCCCCGCATCGCCCGAACGGCCGTGGCTGGCGGCGCGCCGTTAAGGGCAGAAGCGACGCTGGCCTTTCGTACGCTCATGTCATTGTGCGTGCCGGCCTTTGTCGTGTTGACGACGTTTGCCCATCCGTTGGTGCAGGATCTTTTGCAGCGGCGCAATTTCACCGCGGCCGATACGCTTGCAGTTTCGCAACTGGTCCGCGTGTTGAGTGCGATGCTCCTGGGCGCGGCGTTATCGGAAGTCTGTTCGAAGATGCTTTACGCGTTTCGCGACTCGCTCACGCCGAATCTGATCCTCACCTGTTGTCTGCTGGCAGGCTTTGGCCTCAAAGCAGTGCTGGTGGGGCCGTGGGGAATCTTAGGAATTGCCGCAGTCACATCCGGCGTGTTCGTCGCCGTTGGCAGCATGCAGCTTTGGTTCGCAGCGCGACGCATCGGCCCCATGGGAACGCGGAACCTCGTCGTGCATCTGTTGCGGTGCGTCATCGCATCCGCATTTGCCGCCGCAGTCGGCGCAGCGCTGCTGCAATTGCCGATTCCGTTCCCCTCGGTCTTCGGCCTGACCCTCGGGGGCATCCTCTACTTTGCCGTCCTGGTGTTCAGTGATTCGGAGACACGTGCGTTCGTAAAGAGGCTGAGGGGGAGTCGAGAGTCCAGAGTCGAGAGTCCAGAGCCGGAGTAG
- a CDS encoding prenyltransferase/squalene oxidase repeat-containing protein, with protein sequence MHRLLTSLFIVCLALGASTARAADAAALKASIAKGAKYLQSRISEAGQPFRPLMALALYKAGMPAETPEIKKEVDVILSCFTETAYLPRTDHVYEAGVHATLLADLDAVKYKPQLTLIAAYLKSTQLATGAWEYPPPRNRPGCKGDTSVTQYACLGLWAAERAGVEIDPQIWVNVLNWHITSQNADGGYVYLPKGLSEGPGGERSLLNMTVNALGSMHIALLQLDPNQMPLRQGESRPAATPGEQRKFGVLEEIKVAVPLETKSLKAPPASVATVRKTFSYLTANFAVENKETHFRTYYYYSLERMGALAGVRQIGEHDWFNECADFVIGQQSSEGSWQLEGVSPELDTAFCVLFLTRSTAKVLNRAKTPEFGEGTLAGGRGLPENLGEAKFDGRKLRGKDEAMQPLDQLFASLRNTGEIDLDQAQDQIVQQVQLGDRNLLIGQIDQIVKLASNTSPDVRKTALWAIGRSDRIDLGTLLIKGLDDPDLGVIIEARNALCWLSRKPAGFGEAEDPLLALPADPSEQQKRDAVAAWHRQLVINWGKWYLDHRPFDERGDRFEADLRARIQQLQGAVTRP encoded by the coding sequence ATGCACCGCCTGCTGACGAGCCTGTTCATCGTCTGCCTCGCCCTCGGGGCGAGCACGGCGAGGGCTGCCGATGCCGCGGCGTTGAAAGCCTCCATCGCCAAGGGCGCCAAATACCTGCAAAGCCGGATTTCGGAGGCGGGTCAACCTTTTCGTCCCCTGATGGCGCTCGCGCTCTATAAAGCCGGCATGCCGGCTGAGACCCCGGAGATCAAGAAGGAAGTTGATGTCATCCTCAGTTGTTTCACGGAGACGGCATACTTACCTCGCACCGATCACGTTTACGAAGCGGGCGTGCATGCCACGCTCCTCGCCGACCTGGATGCCGTCAAATATAAACCTCAACTCACCCTGATTGCCGCCTATTTGAAATCGACGCAGCTTGCGACAGGGGCCTGGGAATACCCTCCTCCTCGCAATCGGCCTGGTTGCAAGGGAGATACCAGCGTCACGCAATACGCCTGTCTGGGACTGTGGGCAGCAGAACGGGCCGGGGTCGAGATTGATCCTCAGATCTGGGTCAACGTCTTGAACTGGCACATCACATCCCAGAATGCCGACGGAGGGTATGTGTACCTTCCGAAAGGGCTCTCCGAAGGGCCAGGCGGCGAACGGTCATTGCTGAATATGACGGTCAACGCCCTCGGCAGCATGCACATTGCCCTGCTGCAGCTTGATCCGAATCAGATGCCGCTGCGGCAAGGAGAGAGCCGCCCTGCAGCAACGCCTGGCGAGCAGCGAAAGTTCGGTGTGCTGGAGGAAATCAAAGTTGCGGTCCCTCTCGAGACAAAAAGTCTGAAAGCGCCTCCCGCGTCCGTGGCGACCGTGCGTAAAACATTCAGTTACCTGACCGCCAATTTTGCTGTTGAGAACAAAGAAACCCACTTCAGAACTTATTACTACTATTCCCTCGAGCGCATGGGCGCGCTGGCCGGCGTACGCCAGATTGGAGAACACGACTGGTTCAACGAATGTGCCGACTTCGTGATCGGCCAGCAGTCGAGCGAAGGCTCGTGGCAGCTTGAAGGGGTGTCGCCCGAACTCGATACTGCTTTCTGCGTGCTGTTTCTCACCCGGTCGACCGCCAAGGTTCTGAATCGAGCCAAGACGCCCGAGTTCGGCGAGGGGACGCTCGCCGGCGGACGAGGACTGCCAGAGAATCTCGGCGAGGCCAAGTTCGACGGCCGCAAGCTCCGCGGCAAAGACGAGGCCATGCAGCCGCTCGATCAACTGTTCGCTTCCCTGCGAAATACCGGAGAGATCGATCTCGATCAGGCCCAGGACCAGATCGTGCAACAGGTGCAACTGGGCGACCGGAATCTGCTCATCGGTCAGATCGATCAGATCGTGAAGCTGGCTTCGAATACCTCACCAGATGTCAGAAAAACGGCCCTGTGGGCCATCGGCCGCAGCGACCGGATCGATCTCGGCACGCTGCTCATCAAAGGGCTCGACGATCCCGATCTGGGAGTCATCATCGAAGCGCGGAATGCCCTCTGCTGGCTCAGCCGCAAACCGGCCGGGTTCGGAGAAGCGGAAGACCCCTTGTTGGCACTCCCGGCTGACCCCAGCGAACAGCAGAAACGCGACGCCGTCGCCGCCTGGCATCGGCAGTTGGTGATCAACTGGGGAAAGTGGTACCTCGATCATCGCCCGTTCGACGAACGGGGTGACCGCTTCGAAGCCGACCTCCGCGCCCGGATTCAGCAATTGCAAGGTGCCGTCACAAGGCCATAG
- a CDS encoding Fur family transcriptional regulator produces the protein MANRQGNLDEIQQVRDILRAAGLRSTPARIAVLQELRATTSPLTHAELADKLVPFGFDKTTVFRNLTDLAEADIVRRTELGDHVWRFEFRDAAAHDDGHPHFVCVECGSVTCLGDLEFTAASRKRSGEVGRITEILLKGHCSTCEAVEG, from the coding sequence ATGGCAAACCGTCAGGGAAATCTCGACGAAATTCAACAGGTCCGCGACATCCTGCGCGCCGCCGGGCTGCGGAGCACGCCTGCCCGCATTGCGGTACTGCAGGAGTTGCGGGCGACGACCTCTCCCCTGACGCACGCCGAACTCGCCGATAAACTGGTGCCGTTCGGATTCGACAAAACGACCGTCTTTCGCAACCTGACCGATCTGGCCGAAGCGGACATTGTCCGACGAACCGAACTCGGCGATCACGTCTGGCGTTTTGAATTTCGCGATGCCGCCGCTCATGACGACGGTCATCCGCATTTCGTCTGCGTCGAATGCGGCAGCGTCACCTGCCTGGGAGATCTCGAATTCACCGCCGCCTCGCGCAAGCGCTCAGGCGAAGTCGGCCGCATTACTGAGATTCTACTCAAGGGGCATTGCAGTACGTGTGAAGCGGTTGAAGGTTGA
- a CDS encoding PA0069 family radical SAM protein, giving the protein MENHRRDLKGRGSQINPPNRFDRTHVIDDFEQLEYDEDFQAELRRLPTVYLDDDSKTVVSENDSPDIPFRYSLNPYRGCLHGCAYCYARPYHEYLGLNAGLDFESKIYVKHRAADLFREFLNRSKWQAEPITFSGVTDCYQPAERQFRLTRQCLEVALEARQPLGMITKNALVARDLDLLREMAQLRLVHVNISLTTLDAELARTMEPRTSSPTARLKAMSVLSEVGVPVNVMVAPVIPGLNDSEVPAILKAASESGAQSAGTVLLRLPLTVRPVFQEWLERTQPLKKDRVEGLIRSCRDGELNSSVFGERMRGSGPIAEQIQQTFRIFRKKYGLEGPLPAYNCEDFRPPRLRGGQLRLF; this is encoded by the coding sequence ATGGAGAATCACCGACGAGATCTCAAAGGGCGGGGGTCTCAGATCAACCCGCCCAACCGCTTCGACCGCACCCACGTCATCGACGACTTCGAGCAGCTGGAATACGACGAGGACTTTCAGGCCGAACTCCGCCGTCTGCCGACGGTGTATCTCGACGATGATTCCAAAACGGTCGTCTCCGAAAACGACAGTCCCGACATTCCTTTTCGGTATTCGCTGAACCCGTATCGCGGCTGCCTGCACGGATGTGCGTACTGTTATGCGCGGCCCTATCACGAATATCTCGGGCTGAACGCCGGCCTCGATTTCGAATCGAAGATCTATGTGAAGCATCGCGCCGCCGACCTGTTTCGCGAATTTTTGAATCGCAGCAAATGGCAGGCGGAGCCGATCACGTTCTCCGGCGTCACCGATTGCTATCAGCCGGCGGAGCGCCAGTTTCGATTGACGCGGCAATGTCTCGAAGTGGCGCTCGAAGCCCGACAGCCGCTGGGCATGATCACCAAGAATGCACTGGTCGCGCGCGATCTTGACCTGTTGCGAGAGATGGCCCAACTGCGATTGGTGCATGTGAACATCAGCCTGACGACCCTCGATGCGGAACTCGCCAGAACAATGGAGCCGCGCACCAGTTCGCCCACCGCGCGGCTGAAGGCGATGTCGGTGCTGAGCGAAGTGGGCGTCCCGGTGAACGTGATGGTCGCGCCGGTGATCCCCGGTCTCAACGATTCCGAAGTTCCGGCCATTCTGAAAGCGGCATCGGAGTCAGGTGCTCAATCCGCTGGGACCGTCCTGCTGCGGCTGCCGTTGACGGTGCGGCCGGTGTTTCAGGAATGGCTCGAACGCACGCAACCCCTGAAGAAAGATCGCGTGGAAGGACTGATTCGCTCCTGCCGCGACGGAGAACTGAACTCGTCCGTGTTTGGGGAACGCATGCGGGGCTCCGGCCCGATTGCCGAACAGATCCAGCAGACGTTTCGCATCTTCCGCAAGAAATACGGCCTCGAAGGCCCGTTGCCCGCCTACAACTGCGAGGACTTTCGACCGCCCAGACTGCGCGGCGGCCAACTCAGGTTGTTTTAG
- a CDS encoding BLUF domain-containing protein, translating into MLQLIYKSAATVPLSSAELSRLLMKSRAHNDLCDLTGILMYHSNAFLQVLEGPDHAVEETFERIAADPRHKCLQVLRRQEIEERSFREWSMGFVCSYGRWLEEMPGFEEFFQRKGSFPREAGDQALRLLKEFRYSSRRRQVDLGYAPLMVR; encoded by the coding sequence ATGCTTCAGCTCATCTATAAAAGTGCTGCCACCGTCCCGCTCTCCAGTGCCGAGCTTTCCCGGCTGCTGATGAAATCGCGGGCACACAACGACCTCTGCGATCTCACCGGGATCCTGATGTACCATTCCAACGCCTTTCTCCAGGTGCTGGAAGGTCCGGATCACGCGGTCGAAGAAACCTTTGAACGGATTGCCGCCGATCCCCGTCACAAATGCCTGCAGGTGCTTCGCCGGCAGGAAATCGAGGAACGGAGCTTCCGCGAGTGGAGCATGGGTTTCGTCTGTTCCTACGGCCGCTGGCTCGAAGAGATGCCGGGCTTTGAAGAGTTCTTTCAGCGGAAGGGAAGCTTCCCTCGCGAAGCCGGCGATCAGGCCCTGCGGCTGCTGAAGGAATTCCGCTATAGCTCACGACGCCGCCAGGTCGACCTGGGCTATGCCCCGCTGATGGTGCGATAG
- a CDS encoding endonuclease V has product MNTTLPVLSLSELQAAIPDLPAEVRGLLVQIPPGQVTTYGDLARALGDDKARAARWLGDFLAHHEHSADCVCYRVVRANGEIGLSVEGPEQKVRHLKAEGVTVDDLGRVDLSQRFTDFQSSRPLSQLKENQLRLASAFCEEPLSAAPRTLGAVDVAYTADGIACAAYVALDASSLEIVTEQALKRPVAFPYIPGYLTWRELPVILELCEQVRQSGQLADVIFCDGNGRLHPWRAGIAVCLGAMLAHPVIGVGKSLLCGKVNQSELQSTGEAAVIDSGETIGHALGQSGASMTIYVSAGNRITLPEAVELSRQAIQTHRLPEPIFLADRLTKRLKQSPPT; this is encoded by the coding sequence GTGAACACTACATTGCCAGTGCTGTCGCTCTCCGAGCTTCAGGCCGCGATCCCTGATCTGCCGGCGGAAGTGCGGGGCTTGCTGGTACAGATTCCTCCAGGTCAGGTGACAACCTATGGCGATCTCGCGCGGGCACTGGGGGACGACAAGGCCAGGGCCGCGCGGTGGCTGGGGGATTTTCTGGCCCATCATGAACATTCAGCAGACTGCGTTTGCTACCGCGTTGTGCGAGCGAATGGAGAGATCGGGCTGTCAGTCGAAGGGCCTGAGCAGAAAGTTCGGCATCTGAAAGCCGAAGGGGTGACGGTTGATGACCTGGGGCGGGTTGACTTGTCGCAGCGGTTCACCGATTTCCAGTCATCGCGACCCTTGAGTCAGCTCAAGGAGAATCAGCTTCGACTCGCATCTGCGTTTTGCGAAGAGCCCTTGTCGGCAGCGCCTCGAACGCTGGGCGCGGTCGACGTAGCGTATACCGCTGACGGGATCGCGTGTGCAGCGTATGTGGCACTTGATGCGAGCTCACTCGAAATCGTGACGGAGCAGGCGCTGAAGCGACCAGTCGCGTTCCCGTACATTCCCGGCTACCTCACCTGGCGGGAGCTGCCGGTGATTCTCGAACTGTGCGAACAGGTGCGACAGTCCGGCCAGTTGGCCGACGTCATTTTCTGCGACGGCAACGGACGGCTGCATCCCTGGCGGGCGGGCATTGCCGTCTGCCTGGGAGCGATGCTGGCACATCCGGTGATCGGCGTCGGCAAGTCGCTGTTATGCGGTAAGGTAAATCAAAGCGAATTGCAGTCCACCGGCGAGGCTGCGGTCATCGATAGTGGAGAAACGATCGGCCACGCCCTCGGACAGAGCGGAGCATCGATGACGATTTATGTGTCTGCCGGAAACCGCATCACGCTCCCGGAAGCAGTGGAATTGTCGCGACAGGCGATCCAAACGCATCGCCTGCCGGAGCCGATTTTCCTGGCCGACCGGCTGACGAAAAGGTTGAAGCAGTCCCCTCCGACCTGA
- a CDS encoding leucine-rich repeat domain-containing protein, which yields MVWVRGLHRIIFALLLLETGSVLCADELIADPALREVLLEIVKRRQPEKKALEQGDLNSFYVLDARNRKIKDLKGLELCRNLVELELSDNLIQGVAPLEALTNLQSLSLAHNQIVDAKPLAALKKLQYLDLDRNKVDGISGYEALTNLRTLSLGMNKIADIAPLAPLIKLTSLDLTNNLVEDISPLKSLTSLSTLSLKGNKIKDLAPLADCNQLHYLFLEGNPLTDVNVLVEMAKKDIAGPMRFAPYWFVYIDVDKAPKAVKQQVDDLKKTGVRINVK from the coding sequence ATGGTCTGGGTTCGTGGATTGCATCGCATCATTTTCGCGTTGCTTCTACTGGAAACGGGTTCTGTTCTGTGCGCCGATGAACTCATCGCCGATCCCGCGTTGCGGGAGGTGCTGCTCGAGATTGTGAAGCGGCGGCAGCCGGAGAAGAAGGCGCTGGAGCAGGGGGATCTGAATTCGTTCTATGTGCTCGATGCCCGGAATCGGAAGATCAAGGATTTGAAGGGGCTTGAACTCTGCCGGAATCTGGTCGAGCTGGAACTGTCGGATAATCTCATTCAGGGGGTCGCGCCGCTGGAGGCGCTGACGAATCTGCAGTCGCTCTCGCTGGCGCATAATCAGATCGTCGATGCGAAGCCGCTGGCGGCGCTCAAGAAGCTGCAATATCTCGATCTCGACCGCAACAAGGTCGACGGTATTTCCGGCTATGAGGCCCTCACCAACCTGCGGACCCTGTCGCTGGGGATGAACAAGATCGCGGACATTGCTCCGCTCGCGCCGCTGATAAAGCTGACATCGCTGGATTTGACGAACAATCTGGTGGAAGACATTTCGCCGCTCAAGTCGTTGACATCGCTCTCCACGCTGTCGCTGAAGGGGAACAAGATCAAGGATCTTGCTCCGCTGGCCGACTGTAATCAGCTTCACTATCTGTTTCTGGAAGGGAATCCGTTAACCGATGTGAATGTGTTGGTGGAGATGGCCAAAAAAGACATCGCAGGTCCGATGCGGTTTGCTCCCTACTGGTTCGTCTACATCGATGTCGACAAGGCCCCCAAAGCGGTCAAGCAACAGGTCGATGATCTCAAGAAGACAGGCGTGCGGATCAATGTGAAGTGA
- a CDS encoding DMP19 family protein encodes MADTFLWVAIGAGLLFAFWKLERKNVGGFIDFVKNPKPWADAFNRQQKRAEELIRDCENWDDEKVAGLVRWYLLEVESSDNVGAERQVLHHLGERTHAPALEILKDRDRYAQLVTPTGEGLFSPQAPFNRACLLLRSMDGEAVDVIAPFLSDESDDIRKDAATLMGTFGTKEIIPHIRKALNDNDEYVRSYALTGLKDALARGRLAEDCSSELFDDVRSLIENDCKTDRAAEVLLQMDQAKAAEFFLSPAIFSTAFSGLADVMKTAADERLPVPRERLLVLIQELEVSDLEYPRNRALGQALRLLGQNRQPGDRERLEAGKYHKEKYVRQGAAAGLLELENLVDFRDRLMETEKEHGRDALSTNQKYYHSMFFCDAEICNGGYAQYFVNAFSDHWRDALAGYEVMGFEKKLKSFREAIACFGPDGPSEDRDRRQKQLSKLICKNENVFAPFEKTYYDKTESFEVLAAQFVVSLPESFA; translated from the coding sequence ATGGCCGACACGTTTCTCTGGGTCGCAATTGGCGCGGGATTGTTGTTTGCGTTCTGGAAGCTTGAGCGAAAGAACGTCGGGGGCTTTATCGATTTCGTCAAAAACCCAAAGCCTTGGGCCGACGCCTTTAACCGGCAGCAGAAGCGTGCGGAAGAATTGATCCGCGATTGCGAAAACTGGGATGACGAAAAAGTAGCAGGCCTTGTTCGCTGGTATCTCCTCGAAGTGGAGAGCAGCGATAACGTGGGTGCAGAACGGCAAGTGTTGCACCATCTTGGAGAACGCACCCACGCACCTGCTCTGGAAATCCTCAAAGACCGGGATCGTTACGCTCAACTTGTCACGCCCACTGGAGAAGGCCTTTTCTCCCCTCAGGCTCCTTTCAATCGGGCGTGCCTGCTATTGCGGAGCATGGATGGAGAAGCGGTTGATGTGATCGCCCCGTTTCTCTCTGATGAGTCAGACGACATTCGCAAAGACGCTGCAACTCTCATGGGAACTTTTGGGACGAAGGAGATCATTCCGCATATCCGTAAGGCATTGAATGACAATGATGAGTATGTTCGTTCATACGCCCTGACCGGACTTAAGGACGCCTTGGCGCGAGGCCGGCTTGCTGAAGATTGCAGTTCCGAACTGTTCGATGACGTTCGTTCACTTATTGAGAACGACTGCAAGACCGATCGCGCCGCTGAAGTTCTCTTGCAGATGGACCAGGCAAAAGCGGCTGAATTCTTTTTGTCTCCCGCAATCTTCTCGACAGCTTTCTCCGGGTTAGCCGACGTGATGAAAACGGCTGCGGATGAGCGGCTGCCTGTTCCTCGGGAACGGCTGCTTGTCCTGATTCAGGAGCTGGAAGTGAGCGATTTGGAGTACCCGCGAAACCGTGCACTGGGACAAGCATTGCGACTGCTGGGACAGAATCGACAACCAGGAGATCGCGAGCGGCTTGAAGCGGGAAAGTACCACAAGGAAAAATACGTTCGACAAGGGGCCGCTGCAGGCCTGCTCGAATTGGAAAATCTTGTGGATTTCCGAGATCGTCTGATGGAGACCGAAAAGGAACATGGCCGCGATGCCCTGTCGACCAATCAGAAATACTATCATTCGATGTTTTTCTGCGACGCCGAGATTTGCAACGGCGGTTACGCTCAGTACTTCGTCAACGCATTCAGTGACCACTGGAGAGACGCACTCGCTGGTTACGAGGTCATGGGGTTTGAGAAAAAGCTGAAGAGCTTCCGTGAAGCCATCGCCTGTTTCGGTCCCGACGGCCCTTCGGAAGATCGAGACAGGCGTCAGAAGCAACTCAGCAAACTGATTTGCAAAAACGAAAACGTCTTTGCACCTTTCGAAAAGACCTATTACGACAAGACTGAGTCATTTGAGGTTTTGGCAGCCCAATTTGTTGTTTCACTTCCCGAGAGTTTCGCATGA
- a CDS encoding DnaJ family domain-containing protein, translated as MTERKPEHLSWEGFAERQIQAAQQAGEFDHLPGAGQPLDGIDEPLEQDWWLKRKLKEEKASVLPPLLQARLEIEQAREQASHYKSEALARQAFCELQTRVKQLLTSPLPSPPVFVLPIDVEEELERWRRSR; from the coding sequence ATGACCGAGCGGAAGCCTGAGCATCTTTCCTGGGAAGGTTTTGCCGAGCGGCAGATTCAGGCGGCGCAGCAGGCGGGTGAGTTCGATCATCTGCCAGGCGCTGGTCAGCCGCTCGATGGCATCGACGAGCCGCTGGAGCAGGACTGGTGGCTCAAGCGGAAGCTCAAGGAAGAGAAGGCGTCGGTCCTGCCGCCGCTGTTGCAGGCACGCCTGGAGATCGAACAGGCTCGTGAGCAGGCCTCACACTACAAAAGCGAAGCCCTCGCCCGGCAGGCGTTTTGTGAACTGCAAACGAGGGTCAAACAGCTGCTGACCTCGCCGCTCCCCAGCCCGCCGGTATTCGTGCTGCCGATTGATGTGGAGGAAGAACTCGAACGGTGGCGACGGTCGAGATAA